The genome window aattgataaatgctacaaatcaggacACTTCTCCCCAACCCCAACTGCTTAGTCCCTCTTCCCCAGAGATCCAACTGTTAAACATTCACAAGCCTTACGTTAGTATGAGGTAAATGGGCCCTCACAGAAGGAGCgtggactttaaaatttttttgaattattttttatttatttatggcagtACTGCGTCTTCATTGCTCCAtgcaggccttctctagttggaACCAGCGGGGCCTACTTTtggttgcagggcacaggcttctcattgtggtggctcctcACTTAagcttctgtagttgcagtgttgctccatggtatgtgggatgttcctggaccagggatcgaacctgtgtcccctgcattggcaggcagattcttatccactgcaccactagagaagtccttgGCTTATGCCCTTTTAATTCAGGTGCCCTTTTAATTCAGGTGAGGCCTGGGCCTCATCTTTCCCATcacaaaataaaactgagaagagcttttaaaaattgagtctCAACTACCTGCTAGGTACTGAATCCACACTCTCATCAAATCTCCCAACAGCCCTAGAAGCAGGTCCAGTGACACCGTCGGTGAAGATGAGGAAATGGGGGTGTTAAGAGGATAAATAACTCATCGAAGGCGACAGGCCAGGTTTGAACCACACTCTTCACTGCTGTGGTTTATTGGCTCTGTAATAATAGTACCCAGTTCGAGGGTGGTTTCGGGGATTATACGAGGTAATGTGTGTAAAGGAGCTTGGTACAGATTTGGCTCTAGCAGAACATAGTAAACATTAATTTACCCAGAGGCTTAAGAGTGGGATCTGGACTCACCCACGTTTGAAACTCAACTCTGCTATTTTCTGATTGTGAGATCTCTGGCCAGTCAAGTCACTTTGCTTGCCTAAGCTTCATTTTCCCTGTGTGAAAAGAAGGATAATAATAGCTACCTGGAAGAGCTACTCAGAAGACTAGAGATAAAAGATGTAAAGTGCCTGGTGAGAAGTGGGTACTCAATAAATGCGAGTGATTGTTCAGGATTATCTTTTATGTTGTGTCACTCAGACAGCAATTCTGCCCAGCTCAGGCGAGGGACACCACAATAGGGGCTGGAGCCTCAGAGGCTCCTTGCCTGGGCAGCTCCTGGCCTCCTCTCTTAGCCAGGTCAGCCCCTCAGTGGGCCCTGGCTTTAGAAGGGTTTGAGAGGCCAGGGGACGCTGTTGCTAGGCACCTGTTGCTAGGCAACATACTGTTTCTCCTGGCCTGGCCACCTCCCTGAGGGCTCAGGCTTCTCTGTAGCGGCTCCTGCCTCCTGCAGCCTCTTGCCCGACCTCCAAGTCCCTGCGGAGGGCAGGTAAGGGTGGAGCCAACTGTGGCTGGGCCCCGAGAGAGCCTGAGAGAGCCAAGCCAACTTCCAGTGGGAGGTGGGCAAGGATAGGGGAGTCCAGGGGAGAGACATGGAGCCTGGGGCTGAGAGTGAGCTTCTGAGCTGGGGTGGCCAAGAATTCCCAGGGAGGGCAGTAGTCTGGCCATTCAGTCCCCAGAAGAGGGCGTGTCAGGGTCACATGGGACTGgggagtcctggctctgccacctaTTGTGAGCTAAGCCTTCATCactcagaacctcagtttcccagctgtaaaatgggggagGGGTTGATGATAAGGTGTGGGGAAAGTGAGATGAGACACAGGCTGCTACGTATTGACGATCACTAGTCCTTTCTTCAGTTCGGGGTGTTGGTGGAAAGGCACAGGCCTGGGAGGAAGGCCACTGTGAAGGCTTCCATCACCTCTTCTGTGGTCCTCACAACCTGGGCCTGGGGCAGGCTGGGCTGCCagacctaccaggctccgcgTGCTTCCTTCCTAGGACCCCCGGGGGCCCTGCCCCACAGCACCATGATGGGAAAACTCCCCTTGGGGGTTGTCTCCCCTTATGTGAAGATGAGTTCAGGGGGCTGCACAGACCCTCTGAAATTCTACGCCACCAGCTACTGTACAGCCTACGGTGAGGGCACCTTTGTGTAGGATCCACCCCGGGGACATGGGACAGGATGGGGACCGCCTTTTAGACCTTGGGGGGTTGGCATAAAGTATGCTGGCCCTGCCTGAGAAGCCCCGGTCACTGTGCTCCCACCCTGCTgaccctcagtcctgtctgcctgCTTCCCGTCTGGCAGGTCGGGAGGATTTCAAGCCCCGTGTGGGCAGTCACAGAGGCACAGGCTACAAATCAAATTACCGGCCTGTGGTCTCCTATCAACCGCATCTCGATGCCCTGGATAACACAGCCACGGGGTACAGTCTGTCCAACCCCTCCTCACCCCCTGCCTTCCCAGGCTTTAGCCCTCAGGGCCATCGGACCTCATCAGACCAACTCCAGCCTCTGCGCCTGGGGTCTGGGGTCCTGGGGGACTCAGGGACTGGTCCTCAGCCTGGGACCCAAAGGCAAGAAGACTCCTGAGGCAGTTGTGGGAGGTTGGAGGGAGGTGGATGCCCCGCAGGGGACAAAAACAGGTGCGCTGGTGTTAATAGCTCCTGCCCCACCCTCAGGGAACAAGGCTGCAACAATTTCCAGTCGGTGACCAGTCAGAGTTACCGCCCCCTGGAGGTGCCCGATGGCACACACCCACTGCCCTGGAACTTGCACCAGACCAACTCTGGCTACTCTCGGGAGAAAGCCAGTGCGGTCACCCCCATCAAGGAGGTCAGTGCTGGGCTAGGGCCAGGAGAGACGGGGAGCCCGAGTCTGGGGTGGAAGAAGGGCTGGAGGGTGGCCTGGGTGGGGATACCTCCAGAGCGTGCGGCTGCACTGCCAGGAGCTGGTCAAGGCTGAGATGACTGGGCACGTAGGAGCCACTGTGGGCTGGGGTCCACTCTCCTGCATCACTTTTGACCGCACCCTACGCCCCATCATGTCCCCCTCCATTTCCATCTCCACTCccgtcaccatcatcaccacctctCCAGTCCTATTCCCTCCCCACCTCAACCTCAACACCGTCCCACGATCCCCCCGTCCCATCCACATCTCCATGGCCACATCACCATCCCCACTTTTGCACAGGCATCCCCATCTTCTTCACTTCTGTAATTGTATGACCTTCCCTGGGgtctcagaccgtaaagaatctgtttgctaatgcaggggacccgggtttaatccctgggtcaggaagaccccctggagaagggaatggcaacccattccagtattcttgtctggagaatcccatggacagaggagcctggtgggctatatagtccatggcgtctcaaagagtcggacatgacttaacaactaacaCTTCCTTattatcatcaccaccaccaggatGGATGctgtcattcattcatgcaaCCATACGTTCTAAACACctctcttattatttttatttattaatttttgggccacgctgtgtggcatgtgggatcttagttccccaaccagggattgaacccatgccccctgcattgggagcacggagttgtaaccactggaccatgagggaagtcccacctCTTCTATTTTTGAAGGTGATATGTGCTGGAGGGAAAAATGTAACAAGGAAGGGGCAAGGAGTGAAGAAGTGAAAGTTTCCCCTGCAAGTCAGGAGGGTCAGAAAAGAGCTTGCTATGGTGACATTAGACAAAAACTTGAGGGAGGTCAATGTTCCTCTGGATGCAGCTAAGTGAGAGAAGAGCAGGCAGTCCagatagcaagtgcaaaggccctgaggcaggagcatcTGACAGGAGGagggatggcaggaaggaaggagactggAGCAGAGTGAGGAGCTGGGTCCTTGTGGGCCACTGTCAGGTTGTGGGATCCTTCCTGAGGTATGATGGGGATACCTCAGGGCTCTGAGCAGAGGAGGGTCCTGGCCCAGCTTCACTGTAGAAGGACACTCGGGCTGCTGTGCAGATCCTCTGCAGGGGTCAAGGGCAGAATCAGAGTCTGGAAGTGACTGCCATCCCCTCAATGGGATGGAAATTGactgctccctcctcccaggtCAGGAAGGTCCATTTTGACACCCAGGACTATGGGCCCCAggccatcacggggctggagcccaAGGATGCGCCCCTGCTCCACCAGCAGCAGAACAAGAGATCGCTGGAGTGGGAGAACGCCGGACATGTGAGTGCCTGGCTCCGATGAGGGCCCTGTGCGGGCAGAGGGGCCAGAacccacctcctccttcctccccggGACAGGCTCTGAGCTGGCTCACCCATGGAGCTGGCTCAATGCAGGCTCAGGGCCCACACAAAGACAGGGGTGAGCCAAGGATTTGATATTTGGTGTTTCCAAGACAGCATCAAAGTGGTCCCCCTTATGGCTATCTTTGGGTTTAATCCCCGAGCTCCCGTCTCTCCTGACCCCCTCCAGGGGCCCAGTGCTCTGTGAGCACCCACTTCCTCCCTTcagcctctcttctctctttggGTCCCCCCTGCTCTGGCTCTCAGGGGCTCCAGGCCTGGAGTCCAGTGTGGGATGTGACTTAGTAGGTCTTTTTtggggctgtggtgggtcttctttgctgctcgcagtgagtgggggctactcttgctggcagcacacaggcttctcactctggtggcttctctcactgcggagcacaggctctaggcacgcaggcttcagcagctgtggcacgtgggctcagtagttgtggctctcgggctcagttgctctgtgccatatgggatcctcccggaccagggatcaaaccagtgtccccctgcattgcaaggcagattcttaaccactggaccaccagagaacccCGGATGGGACTTAGTTTCAGTCGTCACAGAGGAGCTGTGCTCTCATGCTGGAATTTTGGGTGCTGTGACGCTGGATGAAAGAGAGATttgtgtgggggcagggagtggggggaaAGTGTTGCCGGCCCTCCTGTCTCAGAGAACCACGCGGGTCTACTCAGAGCCCAGAGAACTGAAGAGCCAGCACCACCCCCACCGCCTGCAGGCCCTGGCCCACCTTGTGTGCCCCATTGCTCCATTCTCTGTGTTCCAGGGCCCCCGCTTTATGACTTCCGAGTATAATTCCAAGTATCTCAAGGAGCCGTCACATCAGCCGGGTAGGCAGATGCAAGTCAGAACTCTAGCTACCATCCCACCACACATCCCTACCCCTGACCCTTGGGGAGGGAATCTCTGGGGACCCCAGAGCTGGCACAACACTAAGGAGGCATCAGCAGAAGACAGGAAAGACACACAGGCTGCTTGGGGAAACTATCCTCCCCGGCCTGACCTCTGTGCTTTAGGCCTGCCGATCTCCAAAGGACAACTCACTTGCCTAGGATGGCTGCTTGAAGCCTGCCCTTCCTTGTGCTCTCCTCATCTGCTCTCTGCCCTGGACTCTGGAGCCCCCACCAGTGCCCGtgatcctggtggctcaggcttcCAGATCCTTGgagctgcctccctccccacctacTGGGACCCTGAGCCCTGGCAGCCATATGGGTGGGACCAGCTGGTCCCAGGCCAGCAAGGGGGGGCTGTGTTTTGCAGATCTCTTGCAGAAGAATTCA of Bubalus bubalis isolate 160015118507 breed Murrah chromosome 5, NDDB_SH_1, whole genome shotgun sequence contains these proteins:
- the PPP1R32 gene encoding protein phosphatase 1 regulatory subunit 32 isoform X1; protein product: MMGKLPLGVVSPYVKMSSGGCTDPLKFYATSYCTAYGREDFKPRVGSHRGTGYKSNYRPVVSYQPHLDALDNTATGYSLSNPSSPPAFPGFSPQGHRTSSDQLQPLRLGSGVLGDSGTGPQPGTQREQGCNNFQSVTSQSYRPLEVPDGTHPLPWNLHQTNSGYSREKASAVTPIKEVRKVHFDTQDYGPQAITGLEPKDAPLLHQQQNKRSLEWENAGHGPRFMTSEYNSKYLKEPSHQPDLLQKNSTGAKEETGFTEESNKNPIVFQPPSQALPGDPVLLPGRSVTKSDFLPISHPHGDEFLPVLARGSKRETGFSRVNERTLNPRVPPPCPEPSSMNHWQFQSPQRMQQTNVALLGRETVGNKEPSGFSLNNPSYVRSPYDPDMDNRYLTTYNQGYFENIPKGLDREGWTQGGLQPQKPGGYALNQPVTRLEATPTPKESLRRLHPHVGRTLISADPFYRTAPPSGHGSHFTAPN